In a genomic window of Streptomyces sp. SJL17-4:
- a CDS encoding response regulator transcription factor, translating to MTIRVIIVDDQAMVRAGFAALLAAQPDIDVVGEAPDGRQGIDVARSTHPDVVLMDVRMPELDGLAAAREILHPPTGVTHRPKVLMLTTFDVDDYVYEALRAGASGFLLKDAPPADLIAAVRVVAAGEALLAPSVTRRLIADFAASRPAPRKDTTALRLNGLTPRETEVLELIARGLSNQEIADHLVLAEQTVKTHIGRVLAKLDLRDRAQAVVFAYESGLVTPGTS from the coding sequence GTGACCATCCGCGTGATCATCGTCGACGACCAGGCCATGGTGCGGGCCGGATTCGCCGCGCTGCTCGCCGCGCAGCCCGACATCGACGTCGTGGGCGAGGCCCCGGACGGGCGGCAGGGCATCGACGTGGCACGCTCGACGCACCCGGACGTGGTCCTCATGGACGTGCGGATGCCGGAGCTGGACGGGCTCGCCGCCGCCCGGGAGATCCTCCACCCGCCGACCGGGGTCACCCACCGGCCGAAGGTCCTCATGCTGACCACCTTCGACGTGGACGACTACGTGTACGAGGCGCTGCGCGCCGGCGCCTCCGGCTTCCTCCTGAAGGACGCGCCGCCGGCGGACCTGATCGCGGCGGTACGGGTGGTGGCGGCGGGCGAGGCCCTGCTCGCCCCGTCCGTGACCCGACGGCTCATCGCCGACTTCGCCGCCTCCCGTCCCGCGCCGCGCAAGGACACCACGGCGCTGCGCCTGAACGGGCTCACCCCGCGCGAGACCGAGGTCCTCGAACTCATCGCCCGCGGCCTGTCCAACCAGGAGATCGCGGACCACCTCGTCCTCGCCGAGCAGACGGTGAAGACCCACATCGGCCGGGTACTGGCCAAGCTGGACCTGCGCGACCGGGCGCAGGCGGTGGTCTTCGCCTACGAGTCGGGGCTCGTGACTCCGGGCACGTCCTGA
- a CDS encoding alpha/beta hydrolase: MTPVEADSPTLVVLRTLLALAVVFVLLTTTGWTTIKHRPAPGPSREAALAAWARDRIDHRPLPGPTTSARGIAAFFARLGHARAAGLAERHPLVVGNLDGAPVALRYRANRITLGRALTVERGRIHDTRLSADGRHEAQRRLDRFVSLMRPGRQILAFDPTGTGRTAEVLGDLTRARHVSVIVPGVDTNLLTFQKTHGRYGAPAGMARSLYRAERRASPGARVAVIAWADYTSPAGVGVDAMTGRLAEGGAARLVRLTEALPGDARVALFCHSYGSVLCGVAAPRLPARVTDLTVAGSPGMRVERAAELRTPARVWAMRDADDWIAGVPHVEVGGVGHGADPVAPEFGARLLSARGAIGHSGYFEPGTESLGNFAAIGVGSYGTLVCARADSACHGGISGTEGR; this comes from the coding sequence GTGACCCCCGTCGAAGCCGACTCCCCCACGCTGGTCGTCCTGCGCACCCTGCTCGCGCTCGCCGTCGTGTTCGTGCTGCTCACGACCACCGGCTGGACGACGATCAAGCACCGTCCGGCGCCCGGCCCGTCCCGCGAGGCCGCGCTCGCCGCCTGGGCCCGCGACCGGATCGACCACCGCCCCCTGCCGGGACCGACCACCTCCGCCAGGGGCATCGCCGCGTTCTTCGCCCGGCTCGGCCACGCGCGCGCGGCCGGGCTCGCCGAACGGCATCCGCTCGTCGTCGGCAATCTCGACGGCGCCCCGGTCGCGCTGCGCTACCGCGCCAACCGGATCACCCTCGGCCGCGCGCTCACCGTCGAACGGGGCAGGATCCACGACACCCGGCTCTCCGCCGACGGACGGCACGAGGCGCAGCGGCGCCTCGACCGCTTCGTCTCGCTGATGCGGCCCGGCCGGCAGATCCTCGCCTTCGACCCGACCGGTACGGGGCGGACGGCCGAGGTCCTCGGGGACCTGACGCGGGCCCGGCACGTCTCGGTGATCGTGCCCGGCGTCGACACCAACCTCCTCACCTTCCAGAAGACCCACGGCCGGTACGGGGCTCCCGCCGGCATGGCCCGGTCCCTCTACCGCGCCGAGCGGCGGGCCTCGCCCGGCGCCAGGGTCGCCGTGATCGCCTGGGCCGACTACACCTCGCCCGCCGGGGTCGGCGTCGACGCGATGACCGGACGCCTCGCCGAGGGAGGCGCCGCACGGCTCGTCCGGCTGACCGAGGCGCTGCCCGGCGACGCGCGCGTGGCGCTGTTCTGCCACAGCTACGGCTCCGTGCTCTGCGGGGTCGCCGCGCCCCGGCTCCCCGCCCGGGTGACGGACCTGACGGTGGCCGGAAGCCCCGGGATGCGGGTGGAACGGGCGGCGGAACTCCGCACCCCCGCGCGCGTGTGGGCGATGCGGGACGCCGACGACTGGATCGCGGGCGTGCCGCACGTGGAGGTGGGTGGAGTCGGGCACGGGGCCGATCCGGTGGCCCCGGAGTTCGGCGCCCGGCTGCTGTCGGCCCGTGGCGCCATCGGCCACAGCGGCTATTTCGAGCCGGGCACCGAGAGCCTCGGCAACTTCGCCGCGATAGGCGTCGGCTCCTACGGGACGCTGGTCTGCGCACGTGCCGACAGCGCTTGCCACGGGGGAATATCCGGTACGGAAGGGCGCTGA
- a CDS encoding DUF4429 domain-containing protein produces MGDVLAGIHATWEFESDALVIRFDRGNRAPRLFSVLRERRVPHEALASVTLSPGKRGTVVLHAVPRPGADPLMEAAAGQLSENCDPYRLVLPADRETLAEYYQDELRAVLGPGTAGAVYSDGPPDGGDVTPADRFLVAPPQGPQSFKAYDGKAGFDGQSEVSFRWSWTGASSEKWKAGDQFFHVRDLCGVEWRSPDVLDGHLRLIPRGGEPRASQPDRDPGSVVFGLGYGPVHLSLPFAAAVLAAIRTSDRVPARTAAAPGVVAERIRHLGELHQAGLVTDEEFSAKKAELLAEL; encoded by the coding sequence ATGGGTGATGTGCTGGCCGGAATTCATGCCACCTGGGAGTTCGAGAGTGACGCCCTCGTCATCCGCTTCGACCGGGGGAACCGTGCGCCAAGGCTCTTCAGCGTGCTGCGCGAACGACGTGTACCGCACGAGGCGCTGGCGTCCGTGACGCTCTCGCCCGGCAAGCGGGGCACCGTCGTGCTGCACGCCGTGCCGAGACCGGGCGCCGATCCGCTGATGGAGGCGGCCGCGGGGCAGCTCTCGGAGAACTGCGACCCGTACCGCCTGGTGCTGCCGGCGGACCGGGAGACGCTCGCCGAGTACTACCAGGACGAGCTACGGGCCGTACTCGGGCCCGGGACGGCGGGGGCGGTGTACTCCGACGGCCCCCCGGACGGGGGCGACGTGACGCCCGCCGACCGTTTCCTCGTGGCGCCGCCGCAGGGTCCGCAGTCCTTCAAGGCGTACGACGGGAAGGCCGGCTTCGACGGGCAGTCGGAGGTCTCGTTCCGCTGGTCCTGGACGGGAGCGTCCTCCGAGAAGTGGAAGGCGGGTGACCAGTTCTTCCACGTACGTGATCTCTGCGGGGTCGAGTGGCGCTCGCCGGACGTCCTGGACGGGCATCTGCGGCTGATCCCCCGGGGTGGCGAACCCCGCGCGTCCCAGCCCGACCGTGACCCCGGCTCCGTCGTGTTCGGCCTCGGTTACGGGCCGGTGCACCTGTCCCTCCCCTTCGCGGCGGCCGTCCTCGCGGCGATCAGGACCTCGGACCGCGTCCCGGCGCGCACGGCCGCCGCTCCCGGGGTCGTCGCTGAAAGGATTCGGCACCTGGGTGAACTGCATCAGGCGGGACTGGTGACGGACGAGGAGTTCTCGGCGAAGAAGGCGGAACTCCTCGCGGAGCTGTAG
- a CDS encoding alpha/beta hydrolase translates to MRRISRTLITAALVTAVVGGTAGWASGDSQEAVTGAPVGTAEWRAAGLPDPERMDPAGVARFFAGLSPVRQRELTRTHPTVVGNLDGAPLELRYEANARTTRGAFGGARVLAHDARGRGQVALVYGDLTRAEHIAVIVPGSDIDADHVRPLTDMAAELRRETGGDTAVVAWAGYTTPVGVGLDAATGRLAEAGADRLTRFVDGLAAVGAAEPSVFCHSYGSVVCGLAAHDLKAKDLVVFGSPGMRADHVNELGTSARVWAAKDPTDWIDRIPNVEVGDLGHGADPADPAFGARRIAADDATGHGGYFAPGTSSLRAFAAIAEGDVR, encoded by the coding sequence ATGCGCCGTATTTCGAGGACCCTGATCACCGCGGCCCTGGTGACCGCCGTGGTCGGCGGGACGGCCGGCTGGGCGTCCGGTGACAGCCAGGAGGCCGTCACCGGGGCGCCGGTCGGGACGGCGGAGTGGCGGGCCGCCGGGCTGCCGGACCCTGAGCGGATGGACCCGGCCGGGGTGGCGCGGTTCTTCGCCGGCCTGAGCCCCGTACGGCAGCGGGAGCTGACCCGGACGCACCCGACGGTCGTCGGGAACCTCGACGGGGCACCCCTGGAGCTGCGGTACGAGGCCAACGCCCGCACCACGCGCGGGGCGTTCGGCGGTGCGCGGGTCCTCGCCCACGACGCGCGCGGCCGCGGCCAGGTGGCCCTGGTGTACGGGGATCTGACACGGGCCGAGCACATCGCGGTGATCGTGCCCGGCTCGGACATCGACGCGGACCACGTGCGGCCGCTCACGGACATGGCGGCCGAGCTGCGCCGGGAGACCGGCGGCGACACGGCGGTCGTCGCCTGGGCCGGGTACACCACCCCGGTCGGCGTCGGTCTGGACGCGGCCACCGGCCGGCTCGCCGAGGCCGGGGCGGACCGGCTCACCCGCTTCGTGGACGGTCTCGCAGCCGTCGGGGCGGCCGAGCCGTCCGTGTTCTGCCACAGCTACGGCTCCGTGGTCTGCGGCCTCGCCGCCCACGATCTGAAGGCCAAGGACCTGGTGGTCTTCGGCTCGCCCGGGATGCGCGCCGACCACGTGAACGAGCTCGGCACCTCCGCCCGTGTCTGGGCGGCGAAGGATCCCACCGACTGGATCGACCGGATCCCGAACGTCGAGGTCGGGGACCTCGGCCACGGCGCCGACCCCGCCGACCCGGCGTTCGGGGCCCGCCGGATCGCGGCCGACGACGCGACCGGCCACGGCGGCTACTTCGCGCCGGGCACCTCCTCGCTGCGCGCCTTCGCCGCGATCGCCGAGGGAGACGTCCGATGA
- a CDS encoding sensor histidine kinase: protein MFQGLGTALTTPSTPGAPLLAEAASRWVRLLPYVVALAFVASLLPTTVHLLAGDYGVNGALAGAIGTAQTAPLLLAVARPLQAWWIIFAADVLGAVALLAADGPRAELWPWTPPIVVGYCALMIALGLRESRRALFGVWLATGVAGYVLEVFRPAGYTSVHTLLVVLSGVLLLLTSAVRARGDAQRRLVEQETISEAERARRTLLEERARIARELHDVVAHHMSVITVQADSAPYRIPDLPDAAREEFTSIASSARESLAEMRRLLSVLRSDGSEGERAPQPGLDRVQQLVEATVRAGVPAELRLAADLGDVPQTVDLSAYRIVQEALANIVRHAPGAPTRVSVRAEGGWLTVLVVNGPSTEADSAVERGASGTGHGLVGMRERVRLTGGSLDTGPLPDGGFRVAARLPLTPDPTPAVATPPAGDPAPATATAPPPAPTPTSPPTVKDSE, encoded by the coding sequence ATGTTCCAGGGGCTCGGGACCGCGCTCACCACGCCCAGCACACCGGGGGCGCCCCTCCTCGCCGAGGCCGCCTCGCGGTGGGTGCGCTTGCTGCCGTACGTCGTCGCCCTCGCGTTCGTCGCCTCGCTGCTCCCCACCACGGTCCACCTCCTCGCCGGGGACTACGGGGTCAACGGCGCGCTCGCCGGGGCCATCGGCACCGCCCAGACCGCGCCGCTGCTGCTCGCCGTCGCGCGCCCGCTCCAGGCCTGGTGGATCATCTTCGCCGCCGATGTGCTCGGCGCGGTCGCGCTGCTCGCCGCCGACGGCCCGCGCGCCGAGCTCTGGCCGTGGACCCCGCCGATCGTCGTCGGCTACTGCGCGCTGATGATCGCGCTCGGCCTGCGCGAATCCCGCCGGGCGCTGTTCGGGGTGTGGCTGGCGACCGGCGTCGCCGGGTACGTCCTGGAGGTCTTCCGACCGGCCGGGTACACCAGCGTCCACACCCTGCTCGTCGTCCTCAGCGGCGTGCTGCTCCTCCTCACCTCGGCGGTACGCGCGCGTGGCGACGCCCAACGGCGGCTCGTCGAGCAGGAGACCATCAGCGAGGCCGAGCGGGCCCGCCGCACGCTCCTGGAGGAGCGGGCCAGGATCGCGCGCGAGCTGCACGACGTGGTGGCCCACCACATGTCGGTGATCACCGTGCAGGCCGACTCGGCCCCGTACCGCATCCCCGACCTCCCGGACGCGGCGCGCGAGGAGTTCACCTCGATCGCGTCGAGCGCGCGCGAGTCGCTGGCCGAAATGCGACGGTTGCTGTCCGTGCTGCGCAGTGACGGCAGTGAGGGCGAGCGGGCCCCGCAGCCGGGTCTCGACCGGGTCCAGCAGCTCGTCGAGGCGACCGTACGGGCGGGGGTGCCGGCCGAGCTGCGGCTCGCCGCCGACCTCGGCGACGTACCGCAGACGGTGGACCTGTCCGCGTACCGGATCGTGCAGGAGGCCCTCGCGAACATCGTCCGGCACGCACCGGGGGCGCCGACCCGGGTGTCGGTCCGGGCGGAGGGCGGATGGCTGACGGTCCTCGTCGTCAACGGGCCCTCGACGGAGGCGGATTCCGCGGTGGAACGCGGCGCGTCCGGCACCGGGCACGGGCTCGTCGGCATGAGGGAACGCGTACGGTTGACGGGCGGCTCGCTCGACACCGGGCCGCTGCCGGACGGCGGCTTCCGGGTCGCCGCGCGGCTGCCGCTGACCCCGGACCCGACCCCCGCCGTGGCGACGCCCCCGGCCGGGGACCCGGCACCGGCCACGGCCACGGCTCCGCCCCCGGCTCCGACCCCGACCTCGCCCCCGACCGTCAAGGACTCCGAGTGA